In Desulfatiglans sp., one DNA window encodes the following:
- a CDS encoding PAS domain S-box protein, translating to MSDKIPNKELQENILDLKRIIVELRQAESRLINENNELKDIKKYFDVLMQNTEDYILVCDRDGVPRAFNRVYKETVERLLGIEMKPGVEPFKISEEARAREYWETLQKKALQGEKFVSEFYDDIGEGFYETIFCPVNEGEKITGFTEITRNITDRKKIEKALERANLFTASLLENTPVAILVINLDSSIRYVNPRFEKYTGYTSDEILGVKFPYPWIVDDATDDDIAKRVLEGVHLGERQYKKKNGEYSWVDIEVTPIKHNGELCYFLGTWIDIDDRKRSEIERKKLEEKLHRLQTMESLGLLAGGVAHDLNNVLAGIVSYPDLLLSNPSLDEKLKKPLTTIKEAGERAAAIVHDLLTIGRGVATEKKILNINNLIAEYLSSPECDKLQQFHPDVAIKTYLDSSLLNIKGSYIHLRKAIMNLVSNAAEAILNGGDVIISTKNCYLDTPLKGYDEIQAGEYIIIGIADTGTGISSNDLKRIFEPFFTKKVMGRSGTGLGLAVVWNVIREHNGYINVKSDNKGTVFELYLPITRDGIFNEDSMPPVEGIAGNGEKILIIDDVESQRDVCRQILEKLSYIVYTVTSGEEAVRYLEHNTADLILLDMIMAPGINGRETYEKIIDIYPGQKAVLMSGYAETEEVKATQKLGAGEMIKKPITLHRLGTAIKKELMKDGSQPLTSDI from the coding sequence ATGTCTGACAAGATTCCGAATAAAGAACTGCAAGAAAATATCCTTGACCTGAAAAGAATAATTGTAGAATTACGTCAGGCCGAATCGAGGTTAATCAATGAAAATAATGAACTGAAGGATATCAAAAAGTATTTTGATGTTTTAATGCAAAATACTGAAGATTATATCCTGGTCTGTGACAGGGATGGAGTGCCTCGTGCCTTTAATCGGGTTTATAAAGAGACGGTTGAAAGGCTGTTAGGTATTGAGATGAAACCCGGTGTTGAGCCATTTAAAATATCTGAAGAGGCCAGGGCAAGAGAATACTGGGAAACACTTCAGAAAAAAGCCCTTCAAGGTGAGAAATTTGTTTCGGAATTCTATGATGATATTGGGGAAGGATTTTATGAAACAATATTTTGTCCTGTAAATGAAGGGGAAAAAATAACAGGCTTTACAGAGATCACGAGAAATATCACAGATCGTAAGAAAATAGAAAAGGCTCTGGAAAGAGCCAACCTGTTCACGGCCAGTCTTCTTGAAAATACCCCTGTAGCTATCCTTGTTATCAATCTTGATAGCTCAATAAGATATGTGAACCCAAGGTTTGAAAAATATACAGGTTATACTTCAGATGAAATACTTGGGGTGAAATTCCCCTATCCCTGGATAGTCGATGACGCAACAGATGATGATATTGCAAAAAGGGTGTTAGAGGGTGTTCACCTGGGTGAAAGGCAATATAAAAAGAAAAATGGGGAATATTCATGGGTTGATATAGAGGTTACTCCTATAAAGCATAATGGAGAATTGTGCTATTTCCTGGGGACATGGATTGATATTGATGACAGAAAGCGATCAGAGATAGAAAGGAAAAAACTTGAAGAGAAACTGCATCGCTTACAGACCATGGAGTCGCTGGGCCTTCTGGCTGGTGGAGTAGCCCATGATTTAAATAATGTGCTGGCAGGTATTGTAAGTTATCCTGATCTCCTTTTATCCAACCCTTCGTTAGACGAAAAGCTTAAAAAACCTTTAACAACAATCAAAGAGGCTGGGGAGAGGGCCGCAGCAATAGTTCATGATCTTTTAACGATTGGCAGGGGTGTGGCTACTGAAAAAAAAATTCTCAATATCAATAATCTAATTGCTGAATATTTAAGCTCCCCGGAGTGTGATAAGTTACAGCAGTTTCATCCGGATGTCGCAATAAAAACTTACCTTGACAGCTCGCTGCTAAACATAAAGGGGTCTTATATACATTTAAGAAAAGCCATTATGAACCTGGTATCCAATGCGGCTGAGGCCATTCTAAATGGTGGAGATGTGATAATATCAACAAAAAACTGTTATCTTGATACTCCATTAAAAGGGTATGATGAAATACAGGCAGGCGAGTATATTATCATCGGTATAGCTGATACCGGCACAGGGATCTCATCCAATGACCTGAAAAGGATTTTTGAACCTTTCTTTACGAAAAAGGTAATGGGGAGGAGCGGTACCGGATTGGGCCTGGCTGTTGTATGGAATGTTATACGTGAACATAACGGTTATATTAATGTAAAGAGCGATAATAAAGGTACTGTTTTTGAACTCTATTTGCCGATTACAAGGGATGGAATATTTAATGAAGATTCAATGCCGCCGGTTGAGGGCATAGCCGGGAATGGCGAAAAGATTCTTATTATTGATGATGTTGAAAGCCAGAGAGATGTCTGCAGGCAGATATTGGAAAAGCTCAGTTATATTGTTTATACAGTTACAAGTGGTGAGGAGGCGGTCCGGTACCTGGAGCATAACACTGCTGATTTGATATTGCTTGATATGATTATGGCGCCCGGGATAAATGGCCGGGAAACTTATGAGAAAATAATAGACATCTATCCCGGCCAGAAGGCAGTTCTTATGAGCGGATATGCTGAAACAGAAGAGGTGAAGGCAACCCAGAAACTGGGAGCCGGAGAAATGATAAAAAAACCAATAACATTGCATAGGCTTGGAACTGCAATTAAGAAGGAATTAATGAAAGATGGTTCCCAGCCATTGACTTCTGACATATAA
- a CDS encoding FecR domain-containing protein, with the protein MKKLFIFLLLVQVFFALPSQGSELSIGKIKTLTGTVSVLRGSKEIILNIGDSIYQNDVLHTSADSAAGIIFEDDTILTLGPKTELAVDEYLFAPEKGGLSMFIRMLRGTASYISGIIGRQSPESVKFQTPDAIIAIRGTHFLVRVKE; encoded by the coding sequence ATGAAAAAACTATTTATTTTTTTGCTTTTGGTGCAGGTTTTTTTTGCGCTCCCTTCCCAGGGTAGTGAATTATCAATAGGGAAGATCAAGACGCTCACGGGAACTGTTTCAGTCTTACGTGGTAGCAAAGAGATCATCCTCAATATTGGTGACAGTATATATCAGAATGATGTTCTTCATACTTCTGCAGACAGTGCCGCAGGGATTATCTTTGAGGATGACACGATTTTAACACTTGGCCCGAAGACTGAACTGGCGGTTGATGAATATCTGTTTGCCCCTGAAAAAGGCGGCCTGTCAATGTTTATTCGCATGCTCAGGGGGACCGCATCATATATTTCAGGGATCATTGGCCGCCAATCACCGGAATCTGTGAAATTCCAGACGCCTGATGCTATTATTGCTATCCGTGGCACCCATTTTCTGGTCAGGGTCAAGGAATAA
- a CDS encoding OmpA family protein, translating to MKNYIYIILSLLLVFIFYGCGKKNSVVVLMPNPDGTVGKLEVSNEGGSQFLDKTNQAVEIKDNKTRPGEAVIMSEQEIKSTFENVLAIQPAMPERFILYFEQNSDKLTSESSTLVAEIYSSIKKKGSPDIVVSGHTDTVGEMEHNYQLSINRARAVYNILVNGGVDPSTVKVTSHGEGNPFIKTGDNVSEPRNRRVEVVIK from the coding sequence ATGAAAAACTATATATACATCATATTATCTTTACTGCTTGTTTTCATTTTTTACGGCTGCGGAAAGAAAAACAGCGTTGTGGTTCTGATGCCTAATCCTGATGGCACAGTAGGAAAACTGGAGGTGTCCAATGAAGGGGGCAGTCAGTTCCTTGATAAGACCAACCAGGCGGTTGAGATAAAGGATAATAAAACAAGGCCAGGTGAAGCTGTTATCATGAGTGAGCAGGAAATCAAATCTACCTTTGAAAACGTTTTGGCAATACAACCTGCTATGCCTGAGAGGTTCATACTCTATTTTGAACAAAATTCCGATAAGCTGACTAGTGAATCCAGCACCCTGGTAGCTGAAATTTATTCGAGCATAAAGAAAAAAGGTTCACCTGATATTGTTGTTTCAGGGCATACGGATACGGTGGGAGAAATGGAGCATAACTACCAATTATCCATTAATCGAGCCCGCGCAGTATATAATATCCTGGTTAATGGTGGTGTTGATCCCTCAACTGTAAAAGTAACATCCCACGGTGAAGGAAATCCTTTCATCAAGACCGGAGACAATGTTTCTGAGCCCAGAAATCGGCGTGTTGAAGTGGTTATTAAATAA
- a CDS encoding CHASE2 domain-containing protein — protein MTVNLFKYTSLNKRVTGYIVLICGVLFALLSAILFVSNPDIFKVIDRANYSFLLENLPESSSVNRPVIIDIDEKSLAKYGQWPWPRYLISRLLENILALKPSVISLDMIFSEPDRTSVSSVIKGLKGFYGHEIDLNNIPDRIVDNDLALADVLNKGPFILSHQFRFGQNKEEPKFLTNPVRVSFLHNNSDSKEASRIPESYSVVSNLKLLYGETESSGFSNSVSDDDGILRRIPLLIRYHGDIYPSLALASVLKYKNVNNIVLKIENGVLQSINYKSAAIPVDPNGNLMIRFHDPVMSYDYFSASDILDGTVNLDRLEGRIAFVGASAYGLESFQITASGKVYTGVEVHATVVDNLLSGNLISSPGWSNGVILLLILILGISLSFTLAYRSNTFSIFIVLASIFAILLFSQQLLSRSGIYIKTAFPVITAIFIYLFLTIFKYFIEKMRAENALKESEKRFRNLFKKAPVPMCYISRDNRVIDINNSFTDITGYTSEDIQNLPDAMGILFEKREEVNNGISKWLSGLKQANADCSPESRECQVRCRDNRILTMLVDAESVGDNFVVSLFDITGRKQAEAQREKLQAQNYQSQKLEAIGSLAGGIAHDFNNMLGIIIGYAELSIMQAEPGVIVDENLHKIIDAAKHSARLTRQLLDFARRQMINPVAMDLNKSIEDSLDMMRRLIGENIVLEWHPCKDSCIVMIDPPQLDQILLNLCVNAKDSIRDVGRITIELSIINLEKNLNESGFDIKTGEYVSLSISDNGCGMDEEVLKHIFEPFFTTKELGHGTGMGLATVYGIVRQNKGTVLVNSLPGKGTSFKILLPRHFDSVTTPEKIEKKVTKGNNETILVVEDEPSILELIKTMLGEYKYTVLDAASPEQAINIALKDNRIVLLITDMVMPGMSGRDLADKILEIRPDIKILFMSGYANNISSIGNSRDKKINFIQKPFTIKDMALKIREALDHNQ, from the coding sequence ATGACTGTTAACCTCTTTAAATATACATCCCTGAATAAAAGGGTGACAGGTTACATTGTATTGATATGCGGTGTTTTATTTGCTCTGCTGTCTGCTATACTCTTTGTCTCCAATCCGGATATCTTTAAGGTTATTGATCGTGCAAACTATAGTTTTCTTCTTGAAAATTTACCTGAAAGCAGCTCTGTTAACAGACCTGTAATAATTGATATAGATGAAAAAAGCCTTGCGAAATATGGACAGTGGCCCTGGCCGCGTTATCTGATTTCAAGGCTGCTTGAAAATATTCTCGCCCTGAAACCATCAGTAATCAGCCTTGATATGATCTTTTCTGAGCCTGACAGGACATCTGTCAGCTCAGTAATAAAAGGGCTCAAGGGATTTTATGGCCATGAGATTGACCTTAATAACATCCCCGATAGAATAGTAGATAATGATCTTGCCCTGGCAGATGTACTCAATAAAGGGCCATTTATACTTAGCCATCAATTCCGGTTTGGTCAGAATAAAGAGGAGCCAAAATTTTTAACCAACCCTGTCAGGGTATCTTTCCTTCATAATAATAGTGACAGCAAAGAGGCCAGCAGGATACCTGAAAGTTACAGTGTGGTCAGTAACCTGAAACTGTTATATGGGGAAACCGAGTCATCAGGATTCAGTAACTCTGTCTCAGATGATGACGGTATACTTAGACGTATCCCGCTTCTTATCAGATACCATGGTGATATATATCCAAGCCTGGCGCTCGCCTCAGTTTTAAAATATAAAAATGTTAACAATATTGTATTGAAAATTGAAAATGGTGTCTTGCAGTCAATTAACTATAAAAGCGCAGCAATTCCGGTAGACCCAAATGGTAATCTCATGATCAGGTTTCATGACCCGGTAATGAGTTATGATTATTTTTCCGCATCTGATATCCTGGATGGCACTGTTAATCTGGATAGACTGGAAGGACGAATTGCATTTGTAGGTGCATCTGCTTATGGTCTGGAAAGCTTCCAGATCACAGCTTCAGGTAAGGTTTATACGGGGGTAGAGGTGCATGCTACTGTTGTTGATAACTTACTCTCAGGAAATTTAATTTCTTCTCCGGGATGGTCCAATGGGGTTATCCTGCTGTTAATTCTCATCCTGGGGATATCCCTGAGTTTTACTTTAGCATACAGAAGCAACACATTCAGCATTTTTATTGTTTTAGCATCTATATTTGCAATATTACTCTTCTCTCAACAACTGCTTTCCAGGTCAGGGATATATATTAAGACAGCATTCCCGGTGATAACAGCAATTTTTATTTACCTGTTCCTGACAATCTTTAAATATTTTATAGAAAAAATGAGGGCTGAAAATGCACTGAAAGAGAGCGAAAAACGCTTTAGAAACCTTTTTAAAAAGGCCCCTGTGCCCATGTGTTATATTTCCCGTGATAACAGGGTCATCGATATCAATAATAGCTTCACAGATATCACCGGATATACCTCTGAAGATATTCAAAACCTGCCTGATGCAATGGGCATTCTCTTTGAAAAGAGGGAGGAGGTAAATAATGGAATATCAAAATGGTTATCAGGGTTGAAGCAGGCCAATGCTGATTGCAGTCCCGAATCAAGAGAATGCCAGGTCAGATGCAGAGATAACAGGATTCTCACAATGCTTGTAGATGCTGAATCAGTAGGTGATAACTTTGTAGTGAGTCTATTTGATATTACAGGCCGCAAACAGGCAGAGGCACAGCGTGAAAAATTACAGGCTCAAAATTATCAGTCTCAGAAACTGGAGGCCATTGGGAGTCTTGCCGGAGGGATAGCCCATGATTTCAATAACATGTTAGGTATTATCATCGGGTATGCTGAGTTATCCATAATGCAAGCAGAACCCGGTGTAATTGTAGATGAAAATCTTCATAAGATAATTGATGCGGCAAAACATTCAGCCAGGTTAACGCGACAGTTGCTTGATTTCGCTCGCAGGCAGATGATCAACCCTGTTGCAATGGATCTGAATAAATCGATAGAAGACTCACTGGATATGATGCGCCGTCTTATCGGTGAAAATATTGTTCTGGAATGGCATCCATGCAAGGATTCATGCATCGTAATGATTGATCCTCCTCAATTGGATCAGATACTCCTCAACCTGTGTGTCAATGCAAAGGACTCTATCAGGGATGTAGGAAGGATTACAATTGAGCTCTCCATAATTAATTTAGAAAAAAATCTCAATGAGTCCGGGTTTGATATCAAAACTGGTGAGTATGTCTCTCTTTCCATCTCAGACAATGGCTGTGGAATGGATGAAGAGGTATTGAAGCATATTTTTGAACCATTTTTCACAACAAAGGAGTTAGGCCATGGAACAGGTATGGGGCTCGCTACAGTGTATGGCATTGTAAGACAAAACAAGGGGACTGTTTTGGTGAATAGTCTGCCTGGTAAAGGCACCTCCTTTAAAATACTGCTTCCTCGCCATTTTGACAGCGTTACAACCCCGGAAAAAATTGAAAAGAAGGTTACCAAAGGTAATAATGAGACTATACTTGTTGTTGAAGATGAGCCTTCCATCCTGGAACTTATAAAAACAATGCTCGGGGAGTATAAGTATACAGTACTTGATGCAGCGAGCCCAGAGCAGGCCATCAATATCGCGCTGAAAGATAACCGCATAGTTCTTTTAATCACCGATATGGTTATGCCTGGCATGAGCGGGAGGGATCTCGCAGATAAGATTTTAGAAATAAGGCCGGATATAAAGATTTTGTTTATGTCGGGATATGCAAACAATATCTCCTCTATCGGAAATAGCAGGGATAAAAAAATTAATTTTATTCAAAAACCATTCACTATAAAGGATATGGCATTAAAGATCCGTGAGGCACTGGATCACAATCAATAA